A genome region from Oxyura jamaicensis isolate SHBP4307 breed ruddy duck chromosome 25, BPBGC_Ojam_1.0, whole genome shotgun sequence includes the following:
- the PLEKHO1 gene encoding LOW QUALITY PROTEIN: pleckstrin homology domain-containing family O member 1 (The sequence of the model RefSeq protein was modified relative to this genomic sequence to represent the inferred CDS: deleted 1 base in 1 codon), which produces MMKKTNSAKRGHQDGNQQPAQPEKVGWVRKFCGKGIFREIWKNRYVVLKGDQLYISEKEVKDEKNMQEMFDLSDYEKCEELRKSKSRSKKNHSKFTLAHSRQPGNTAPNLIFLAVSPEEKESWINALNSAITRAKNRILDEVTVEEDSYLAHPTRDRAKIQHSRRPPTRGHLMAVASTSTSDGMLTLDLIQEEDASPEDHGTCEESFRVDLDKSVAHLAAGRRRSDSENVKAPEKGRTGSLPRREVTSWDRSAQRNDSFDKGTMYTPQVPKKLSHSEKNKCASMEEILSRRDSSAHRAVLRRGLEAQFASAEPEQLSRIQELVALKLEKTQELLTEVKGYGEGKRKAKDSNTSTSTTTSSSSSSSKSDSERILQESERLLGEASSTWSQAKRVLQEIRELRDLYKQFELQQSDSKPKQSSQSHYRKSMM; this is translated from the exons GGGCACCAGGATGGAAACCAGCAGCCTGCGCAGCCCGAGAAGGTCGGCTGGGTGCGGAAATTTTGCGGGAAAGGCATTTTTAGGGAAATCTGGAAGAACCGTTATGTGGTTTTGAAGGGAGATCAGCTTTACATCTCGGAGAAGGAG gtaaaagatgaaaaaaacatgcaggaaATGTTTGACCTGAGCGATTATGAGAAATGTGAAGAGCTCAGGAAGtccaaaagcagaagcaaaaagaaCCACAGCAAATTTACCCTCGCCCACTCCAGGCAGCCTGGAAACACG GCACCCAATCTCATCTTCCTGGCTGTGAGTCCAGAAGAGAAAGAGTCCTGGATTAACGCCCTCAACTCCGCGATCACTCGTGCCAAGAACCGCATCTTAGATGAG GTCACTGTCGAAGAGGACAGCTACCTCGCCCACCCGACGCGCGACAGAGCAAAAATACAGCACTCCCGACGC CCCCCAACACGGGGACATTTGATGGCTGTG GCATCTACCTCAACCTCTGACGGCATGCTGACCCTCGACCTGATCCAGGAGGAGGACGCCTCCCCGGAGGACCACGGCACCTGTGAAGAGAGTTTCCGGGTGGACCTGGATAAATCGGTGGCACATCTCGCCGCCGGCCGGCGCCGCTCGGATTCGGAGAACGTCAAAGCGCCGGAGAAGGGCCGGACTGGGAGCCTCCCGAGACGGGAGGTGACCTCGTGGGACAGGTCCGCTCAGCGCAATGACTCCTTTGACAAAGGGACCATGTACACCCCGCAGGTCCCCAAAAAGCTCTCGCActcagaaaagaataaatgtgcCTCCATGGAAGAAATCCTGTCCCGGCGGGACTCCTCCGCGCACCGGGCGGTGCTGAGGAGGGGGCTGGAGGCGCAGTTTGCCTCCGCGGAGCCGGAGCAGCTGTCCCGGATACAAGAACTGGTTGcactgaaactggaaaaaactCAGGAACTGCTGACGGAGGTGAAGGGCTACGGGGAGGGCAAGAGGAAGGCCAAGGACTCcaacaccagcaccagcaccaccacctcttcctcctcctcgtctTCCAAGTCGGACTCTGAGAGGATCCTGCAGGAATCCgagaggctgctgggggaggcttCCTCCACCTGGAGCCAAGCCAAGAGGGTGCTGCAGGAGATCCGGGAGCTGAGGGACCTGTACAAACAGTTCGAACTGCAGCAGTCGGACTCAAAGCCCAAACAGAGCTCACAGTCCCACTACAGGAAGAGCATGATGTGA